ACGGCACGCGCCTCATCTACGACGACGGCAAGGCCAAAACACCCGATCAGGCCCTGGACGACGCCGACCTGCAGGACATGCTGGCCCAGCCCTACCCCCTGTCCCCGGTGACGGCCGAGCCCGGCCCGGGCGTGCACCCGGGCCGCGTGCGCGTCACGGCCTTCTTCAAGGCCGCCTACGGCCACAACCCCGACGAGGTGAAGGCCGCACTCGTGCCCGTGCGCTTCCTGGGCACCACGGTGCAGTTCAGCTCCCGCAACGGCGCGGCCAAGGCCCTGGGGGCCGTGAACGCAGACCTTGAGCGCCTGCTGGCCGCCAAGCCGGAGCTGCGCCGCGCGGTGCTGCCCGTCTCCGGCACCTTCGCCTGGCGGCAGATCGCGGGCACGCAGCGCCTCTCCATGCACTCCTTCGGTGCCGCCATCGACTTGAACGCCAAGGTCAACACCTACTGGCAGTGGTACAAGGGCAACGACCCCCTGGGCCTGCGCAAGGCCTTCCCGCCCGAAGTGGCGGAGGTCTTCGAGCGCCACGGCTTCGTCTGGGGCGGCAAGTGGGCCGAGTTCGACATCAT
Above is a genomic segment from Fundidesulfovibrio soli containing:
- a CDS encoding M15 family metallopeptidase, which encodes MTVRRLLCAALLACFCALPAACAAPSATPNQSSPSAASAARTAPQNQVQADLDILKRAYPDVVASVSADGLTLRDGTRLIYDDGKAKTPDQALDDADLQDMLAQPYPLSPVTAEPGPGVHPGRVRVTAFFKAAYGHNPDEVKAALVPVRFLGTTVQFSSRNGAAKALGAVNADLERLLAAKPELRRAVLPVSGTFAWRQIAGTQRLSMHSFGAAIDLNAKVNTYWQWYKGNDPLGLRKAFPPEVAEVFERHGFVWGGKWAEFDIMHFEYRPELIAKARAAR